The sequence tatttattatctgtCAAATAATTTATGTTAATATCTTATTCTTTCAGTTTGAGCTTTACAATTTTGAAACAATCCACCGCTATGTGAGATTATTCGTTTCAGCCAACTGATCAAAAGACTTTATATAGGTAGATACAAGCTTACAGGAATATTTGATCATAAGCAGTAGGAATAATCCTAGCAATTGCTGAAAGAGCAGTAAAGTTATTGGTACAATAAAATGTTGAGATAATTGCCGAACTGGTGAATGTAATGCTGAGATAGCCGGACATATAAACTTTGATCAAATAAAACATCATGTTTTAAAATGATGAAGTTATCGTAATAAAACAAAGCAAAACATAAAAGATGCAAATAAAATAGTATGACTGTGAATTACTTATTAGATTAACAATATATAGTGAATAATGAAAACAGTCGTCAAACAATAGTCGATTCAGACCATAcaataatcatatatttcaaaaagttaGTCAGTTAACGAGGACTCACAAATAGTTTTCGTCTTTttacctaataccctacgtCCCTATCCTCAGCAACACTCATTTGATTGTTCTTTCATGTGTTAACagtttcgaagacatctataaTCAAATACTACTAACCTATTTATCTCCTCTACATTGGAAAATAATGTTTCACAGCTATAAGATAAAGCACGCCGAAAGGTTGGGTAGACTACTTTCCTTTTAATAGGTAGAGGGTTCTTTCGCATGTTATTATGAAACTACGCTAAACTGAGCAGTTTGATCATACTGTGATACTGACAGTGTGACTACTAAAAATAGTGCCTAAAAGCTTATCCAAGAAATAGGACCGTTTCATtgtgtattaaaacaaataaatctttTAAACAGATCAACTTGAAAAAATATTAGTATGTAGAATTACGAAGATGTACGGTATCTTCGTGAACTTTAAGCATGAATGTTGAATACTTCAAAAGAAGATTGACTGGACGAGAAGAAATGAGAATTAATTCACTTCACCAAAAACATTCGGAGATACTAAATTTCAAAAGATTAAAAGGCGCCTATCCAATGAATTCCATTAGAAAGTTTGAACAGGCTACAACTCTTCAGTTGACTGTCGACTATacaatttgtgaaatatgctaATAATATATTCGTGTTTAACACTAAAACTTTAGAGATGAATCaagatatttattattgatatggTAGTGAAAGTATAATTGGTTGGTGAGCATGGACAAACAGGCACTTAGCTTACTgactattaaatatgtgatttccTGCTATTGATTTCTACTCAGGACTCAATAAGTTTGACTGCTTGTAACTGTGTTGAATAGATTATTAACTAGTATTTATCTGGTTTTCTACTCTGAGTTGTGAATCTTATACCTGGCATAACGTGACTAGTCTCATAATCATATAACGTATTATCATAGTATACCTAagagagaaaaatattttaaactatcCGTGATTTTAATTATATGTATAGGtttgtattttgttgttgttgatattgaCTACAATTGATTAATTTTGTATTAGGGTATGTAAATCTTGAAAGGATTGTGTCTTGGGTTCGATTGATAGCAAAAATTCAGCTATACTAAATCCATTATATTAAGAAAGAAACTATAGTGACACTGTATAggttattattgaaatataggCAGCATATCCCATCCCAATTTTCATTCGTTAAATGTGTATAAATTACAATGTGACACATTGCTCCCACTTGATCTATCAACCAATGGTTATTGTTTCAAATGCCAGAACAGTTCTACGTTAAAAATTTGagctttcttttttttaaatctcaATTTTCATAAACTAAATGATCTTCAATTACTTAACATTAAGTATATAAATGACAGCTGTAATTCGCTGATAATACATCCATTGACTTGAAAAAGGTTTCGTCTTCTGGAATCTATTTATCTAGGATGTGGGCAATGTTTTGGTGGGCGAATTAAAGATCCACCATTTAGGTTTACCTCAATTGTACCTCTATAACAAGTAAATAACTCTATTAAAGCATTCTGCGTAATGATAAGATGACTTACTTCCATATTCAACAGGgcaatatttacaaatatagCCCATAACAAACATGCTAGTGTAATGAAACCGGATGCCACATAACGTAATCGACGTTTAGCTGCGGGATAGTGCAATTCCATCAAGCCAGTAACGCGACTTTGTCTCCAAGTGCCGTGAAAAGTTGGTCTCTGATCAATAAAGTTAAACAGCCAAGCTAAGTCATTTGCTGCTAATTCAATTAAGGCATTGCCAGACCATCGATCGACACAAGAAATATACTCACGTTGCCACAGTTTAGTACAGATAACAGCCCATAATATCATGAAAATAGTATAAACTAAATGAATTCCCAGTGATACTTGCTTATCTTCAAAATGTTGACCATTTAGTAAATTGAACACTTGACAAAATAAACCAGCGATTAACGGACAAGTTAAATAAACACAATAAGACTTCatccaaacaaaataaaatccaATTGAATCACCAAGATACTGACGTAATTTCTCCGAATTCGGAAATACATTTAAAGTGGAGAAATGATCGGTCCATATAGATCGTCTCTCCATTTTGTCATGACTTCTAGTTAAATTAGATATTAGTCCTAAATACTCTAAGATGAATAGAGCTGGACGATTTGATAAAATATACTCATCAATAttatcaatcagatttaaggaCAAACCCAAATCACATACAAGACTTTTAATATGTGCCTTAGACAAAACTAAACTACGAATAGCGAGTTCGGCAAGCCAAGCTGTTTGACCATCGGTTAACTTTTGAACACAATTATTGAGTTCTACAAGGTATACACAGAAAAAGACAAGAAGGAAAGTAACCAAAAtggtttaataattaattaaaaactCTTTAAGAAGTTAGTAGTAGTCGTAAAAGCTTTGATGATAACACGTATTTTTGTTTTGGTTATCTCCACAGGTGCACAAATTTATAAAACTATCTGGAAGCCAAGACCAAAATGTCATGGTTGACATACTGATACCTTCACATATGAATTCGGATTAAATTTCTCTTAACTCGAATGGTAAACGGGAATGGGCGAACTGGAAACTTGAAACTGTGCAAATAATTAGGACTTGGTTGTTTAAGGCAGTAAGCCTTTTTTGTGTAAATATTCGGTGACACTATAGttagtttttaaaaatgaaCCAGGAAAATCAACCCAAGGCTCCCACCCCAAGAAATGAGATCAGTTAATGAAATCATCAACTGCTAGTCTGAATTGTCCCGGAAAGTGTTAACACCTTGATAGAAGTTTGGCTAATCTATGATTGGAGGCAATTCTTGAGTCCAATATTACTTCATacgttcatgatttcaatgatagGTTTCACTCTTAAAATTCAATCATACCTTTAAAGTAAATTTTCCTTATTTAGTTTTCTAATATAGTTGACAACATTGTTTCGACATTATTCATTTCCTCTTATTGAGTTGATACAAAGCGTGGGAAATTCGGCTGATACAAATATGCACCAGGTTTTGTCTTGTTTATTAGTGACTGATTGGAATATTTTAGGCATATTTTACCACTCATAATAAACCCCTTTACAAATGAATTAGGGGTTTGATAAGTGATTTTTGAAACATCAAAGCTTTTGATAAACCTTACCTATGAAAACGGGTAGAATACCTCAATGACATAACTAAAATCCACAGAACTATTCAACTAATCGTCTACATCTAAACGTATTCACTCTTGAAGAGATAGTAAACAATTGTTCAACGGGTTACAGAATACGTATAAGAACGgaataaaaaattaaacaacTAGCAAACTGAGTAACCTTATTGATAATTCCTGAAAGTAATGGTTAACACATTAGCTGTATAATATGAACTTATGATCGTGAAACATTCACTTTTTGCTGGAACTCCACACTAAAATCCCACCTACGAAGTACAATCAGGCGCATATATACATCAGTTTAAgctgccacacctcattagcacaacgagatgaacatcaaattcatattAGTTAcatcaatggtagtaatgtataCAAGAAAGATTGTGCATAAGGATACAATAAAGGAACAAAGAATtatttcgtagaaagaaaggtataaagcgattttaatctcgcggtttaagagaagacaaagagtgtatacaccgacgccattgtggtcgatttcAAGCCATTTCACCcagtctctaaccactggttatgatagtcacgcggaacccaaccaagtagtctccatctaccaacatggctagaagactgatgccacgtcttggtttggccgcctctaactttcttccaaccatttccaaaactagtcagcattgcgcgccgTGGTAAACGGtggtcgggcatacgtaacacgtggcccaccTATCTCAAtcaatgaagatttacaacctcatcaactgatttaccatcattccctgatATCATGTGTCAAACCTCACGactacttacccagtgatcccagcagatgttgGCAATATTTCTAAAACATACTAACTTATGAGGATCTTCTACCCTTAATGAACACGttttgcagccgtaaagtaTAACAGAaagaactgctgcacagtatactcgtcttttaattgatagacgaatatctcgccttcgccacaggtgacgtaagttggcgaaagccaaacgagctttttaaATCTGTGTAGAGATTTCTTCAAACACCAACCCATTGGAGCTGATCAgatttccaagataagtgacTTTGTCGACGCCGTCAACTACGTCACTCCCTATCCTATTAAAATCTAAGCCACTGGAATGAAGAAATTGCTACATACTATAGAAACCTACGAAAAATATCTTCTGTGGATTCACAGATGACtaattaaaaacctggaaattATCACTTAAGTGTGTCGATCATAGATTCAGAAGCCTTTATCAATACAAAATATAGCAAAAGATATTTGGTGAAGGGTGATAGAAGTTAGAAATATATATGGTAGCAACCCCAATTTCATTGATTGCTGATTTCAATTTCATGGAACGAGCGATTAACTACCCGATTCAAACTGACACagataaataaaattgaaatttgGAGTCATTAATTGTTGCCTCTGTAAATTAGCTGCAATGATACGAATAATTTCTTTGTTCGCCCATGAGTTTGAGGTAGGTCATCATCATATATTTAATCAATCTAATCACAACAAGatttgtagaataaaataaatggatttaatttcattaatcaTTTATCAACTATGTATCTGATGCCCCTTTTTACCgatatttgtgtgttcaaataaataaataaattatcggTTATACCTCAACTAAGATAAGTAGTCTGAATATCAATAAATGTAGGTTTTTAGACGCCTACATAATACATTAAATGACATGTTTAATGTTTATAAAGGTCTATTTAACCCTTTTGTGTGGCTTAAAGCAGTATATTAGACAAAAATTGTCAAAACAGCTCTGAAGTACAAAGTTTCAGAACATTTAACTATGGATTTATTCCTTTACTGAATGCCATTAAATGATAACTAACCTTGTTTATCGATTGATAAATCCGGTCTTAGTAATGATGCACATTGTTTAAGCCACAACTTTGGTATATATATCAGAACAAAGTGTGTAGAATGACCACAATTATTCAAATCAGTTGGTGTTTCATCAATTGTACAACAAGATGTAAATACTGGCTGGTCATCACACTCAATGTTAATCTGTCTGTCAGTAGGAACAAAAGTTGACATTAGACGGTTTTCCATAATGGACGTTTTAAGACATTCAGCTAGTCTATGAGCAACACGTACTTGATAGGTATTATCGGAATATTTTGGATGTTTTAACGACTTTGGGACTGCGAGACAGAACCTAACACCAGTAGTAGACATGGTTTAATTTTTGTTTGTCAGTAACAGCAAAATATTATCTGTTTCAATGAAAGTGAAATATTTTTCAATGCACTGACCGGTAAACAATGGAAATAAATACTTAATACAAAGAACAGGAAAAAGGACAATACTTAAACTTAAGAAAAGCAACTGGGGTCAAAAAAAAGATTTTCTAATTATCTAAAAGGATATGTAACTTCATGAATTGGAAAAAGTAAATAGCTATCGTTACTATTATCTCTAAACAACCAACTACCTTATATTGGCATTATGAGGCTCTAATTGTGTGTAAATACTTACTCTAAATAGTTATTTCGAGTAACTCTATCTCTAAGAAATACAAATTTTAAGGCTAATTTTTTAATACCGGAAGTTCAGCATGATTGCACACTTCAGATAGTAGATCATAACTAATATATGGGTTACTGAAAAACGTTACCCCACTAAGGTGTATGTTTATGTAAAGTCCACATATCACGATAAGCATGGGTTGATTAGAGTTTTTATAGATAAAGTACGCATAATTTCAAACTACTTACAAATCAGAGGGATAAATGACAGCTGTATGATATATTTACACAATTATTGACAAATATAGAAATCTACCGAGTAAACTTAGTAATCACTGAAACTAATGTTCTCGGAAAAACCTATGAACAACGTCTCAAACTAATTCTGTCAAATGAAAACTAAATATATTGCAAAATTATTTGAGAAAAACATGTTATTACACCGTTTAGCTACTAGCCATCATTATCATTTCGTAATATTCAGGACCCCtaatatcagtcagtcaaatGCAAAGTATAACCTGGTAAGCATccacatcggttcaagtttccATACCCCATTAGCGCAGCGAAACGAAATTATTAGAGCTACTTTCGAAGTTGTAAATATAGTACAATATTAGTGTTAATATAAAAGAACATGATTCCTAACGCAGAACACTGCATTCATCTCCCTAATATAATGGGCCTAGTACTTACAGCTACTGTTTTCGGTGATGATTCTTCAGCGATTACATGATAGATTACAGAACCAAACGTTTTAGAGATAAGTGGAGATGTAGTTCTAAATGTTGAGGAAGCCCCAAAGCAACAACGCTGTACTGAGACTTTAAATCAGATAACGCTTCGATGCATTTTATTGTCACCTTAAATGGTTAAGTCACGTTTGTTTTTGAAAGGAAAAAATTATCAACCATACTAAAACATCCACTATGCATCAGATGATCATACAACACAACCTGAGGAAAAGGTGAGAATATGCTTTAGATACATATGTTTTGACTGGGCCTGGCAATAAAAAACCCAAACAATGGTATATAAACGTTAATTTCCTGAAGTCATAACACAACTCTTAGGCATATAACACTGAGTACATACAAACACTGAAATCCaagtttttaagaaaaaataagaACTTAGGAAAAATGTTTATTAGAAAAATTTACACATAATAAAGCATACAAATCACAAAATAAGTTGTGTACAAAGGGAGGAAATATACCTTGTTTTATGGACAATAATGTTTAAAGTTAAGTGAACATAAAGCAGAAGTGGAGAACAAAATATTGTGCAAGCTCTTAAGCAACCATCATTTTGCAGCCTGGAATACGTGCACTGGAAGAAACTCGGAGAGAATCTATTCGTGCCAATAAATTGACGGTCTTTGGAACGAAAACACAAAATTTCTGGCACTCATTGTGTAGATTATGTGCATCTCGTATCATACAGTTATGTAGTTTCTCAAGATATTCCTTATATCTTCTGACGCGGCACAGTCGACGTACGTTGAGCCATCTGGAGCTAGCCCCAGCTTTGCGCCCTGAAAATATACTTATTAAGCCAATAAGGAGTTACATTGTTGAGCAGCAAAGATACGCAATCTATATGACCCTCATATATGGCTGCAAGCAAAGGTGTAACTCCAAAACTGTCATTAACCTACAAACCTTGAATCAGTGAAAAAATAACTGGAGCATACATTTAAATCTGCACCATTTCGTATGAGGTAATCACATATTTCTTTCTGTCCATAGTCAGCAGCGTAGTGAATTAGAGTTCTTCCATTTTTAAAAGTAGAATTAACCCCAGACAACtaagtaataattaaataactgtAAATGCGTACATTATTCATGTTTTCTTTTATCGATTGCAAGTCACCATTTTTAACAGCCCAGAGCAACTGTTCATAATGCATATCGACACAACCAGCTGACTTCGAGGTCACAGGTTAACTGGCCGCTTAGTAGGGAGTAAAGAATTAGGCTAAACAAAATCAAACTGTAGTCGTTCAAATTAGTCGTCCATTTGAGCGTTTATGCTTATTCAAAAGAAAACAGTCTAATTTTCGGTCAAATATTACTTTGTTGGCGATTATTTTTGTAATTCAATTATTTGTCTATAAAATAGAAGCTATTGTTGAATGAGATACAGTTTCCGGTATAAATGAACAGCCAATTCATATAGAAGCATGACCCAACAggtataaaagaaaaatataaaacgGGATGTTAGTGCTCTAGAACGTGTTTCCAAGCTGGGTCTTTGCAAAAACCTGTAgcggttcaaatggttcaaatggttgtagaTGGAATGAAAGGA comes from Schistosoma haematobium chromosome 3, whole genome shotgun sequence and encodes:
- a CDS encoding hypothetical protein (EggNog:ENOG410VT11~COG:D) gives rise to the protein MSTTGVRFCLAVPKSLKHPKYSDNTYQVRVAHRLAECLKTSIMENRLMSTFVPTDRQINIECDDQPVFTSCCTIDETPTDLNNCGHSTHFVLIYIPKLWLKQCASLLRPDLSIDKQELNNCVQKLTDGQTAWLAELAIRSLVLSKAHIKSLVCDLGLSLNLIDNIDEYILSNRPALFILEYLGLISNLTRSHDKMERRSIWTDHFSTLNVFPNSEKLRQYLGDSIGFYFVWMKSYCVYLTCPLIAGLFCQVFNLLNGQHFEDKQVSLGIHLVYTIFMILWAVICTKLWQREYISCVDRWSGNALIELAANDLAWLFNFIDQRPTFHGTWRQSRVTGLMELHYPAAKRRLRYVASGFITLACLLWAIFVNIALLNMEVSHLIITQNALIELFTCYRGTIEVNLNGGSLIRPPKHCPHPR
- a CDS encoding hypothetical protein (EggNog:ENOG410VT11~COG:D); this encodes MSTTGVRFCLAVPKSLKHPKYSDNTYQVRVAHRLAECLKTSIMENRLMSTFVPTDRQINIECDDQPVFTSCCTIDETPTDLNNCGHSTHFVLIYIPKLWLKQCASLLRPDLSIDKQELNNCVQKLTDGQTAWLAELAIRSLVLSKAHIKSLVCDLGLSLNLIDNIDEYILSNRPALFILEYLGLISNLTRSHDKMERRSIWTDHFSTLNVFPNSEKLRQYLGDSIGFYFVWMKSYCVYLTCPLIAGLFCQVFNLLNGQHFEDKQVSLGIHLVYTIFMILWAVICTKLWQREYISCVDRWSGNALIELAANDLAWLFNFIDQRPTFHGTWRQSRVTGLMELHYPAAKRRLRYVASGFITLACLLWAIFVNIALLNMEGFIVAEKSPWFHIGFVSQFAEPDAIFDPNANGILSYIPGVLHSLMVFVMNQIIFRAIAEHLTEWENHCTNKDYERALIIKRFLFELVDAYGGLIYLGFILADRLALRSLLLTMFATDSIRRLTLECIIPYIIYRFRAWKEKQSIGLIKRNHNSEKPMYQIRVERELCADIYESFDDYLEMVLQHGYLVLFAYASPLFITILAILCTFLEIHFDVFKLFWVTQCPKSNLLLREQSIWLLLLGIQAWLSVLTNAGLLISEIHRLEILTDVTASTIFLIFEHCLIFIALCIHFLISDTPVTVRDARLARDFARARLLSPKKDN
- a CDS encoding hypothetical protein (EggNog:ENOG41KOG4177~COG:M) encodes the protein MHYEQLLWAVKNGDLQSIKENMNNLSGVNSTFKNGRTLIHYAADYGQKEICDYLIRNGADLNVNDSFGVTPLLAAIYEGHIDCVSLLLNNLGLAPDGSTYVDCAASEDIRNILRNYITV
- a CDS encoding hypothetical protein (EggNog:ENOG41KOG4177~COG:M) translates to MHYEQLLWAVKNGDLQSIKENMNNLSGVNSTFKNGRTLIHYAADYGQKEICDYLIRNGADLNVNDSFGVTPLLAAIYEGHIDCVSLLLNNGAKLGLAPDGSTYVDCAASEDIRNILRNYITV